The Tissierellales bacterium genome includes a region encoding these proteins:
- a CDS encoding sulfite exporter TauE/SafE family protein — protein sequence MDKKLLNLLLIGFIAGLANGLFGSGGGTIIVPALTYILDVKDHKAHATAISIILPLTIISTFIYLKGKSIPLDIGYKVAFGG from the coding sequence ATGGATAAAAAGTTGTTAAATTTATTATTAATAGGCTTTATTGCTGGTTTAGCTAATGGATTATTCGGTTCAGGTGGTGGTACCATAATAGTTCCTGCCCTAACCTATATTTTAGATGTAAAAGATCATAAAGCCCATGCTACAGCCATATCTATAATACTTCCCCTTACTATTATTAGTACATTTATATATTTAAAAGGTAAAAGTATTCCTCTTGATATAGGTTATAAAGTAGCATTTGGAGG
- the nadE gene encoding NAD(+) synthase yields MKDIDKVCSQLIDWLKEKVLEANGKGLVFGLSGGIDSSLVAALAKKAFPENSLGIIMPCYSNPEDEKDALLVAKTLNLKTKKVDLSDTYDVFLKSTEVSTYDQLAKANVKPRLRMTTLYYFAQLNNYLVAGGTNKSEFEVGYFTKHADSGSDILPIASFVKEEVQEMASFLGVPKKIIYKTPSAGLWEEQTDEEEMGFSYKVLDNYIRTGNASKNVKERIDKMNKNSEHKRKFPPVYNYKK; encoded by the coding sequence TTGAAGGATATAGATAAGGTATGTAGTCAATTAATAGATTGGCTAAAAGAAAAAGTATTAGAAGCTAATGGAAAAGGTCTAGTTTTTGGATTAAGTGGTGGTATTGACTCTAGCTTAGTTGCTGCTTTGGCGAAAAAAGCTTTCCCAGAAAATTCTTTAGGTATTATTATGCCTTGTTACAGTAATCCTGAAGATGAAAAGGATGCCTTATTAGTAGCCAAAACATTAAATTTAAAAACAAAAAAAGTAGATTTATCTGATACATATGATGTTTTTTTAAAGTCAACAGAGGTTTCTACTTATGATCAATTGGCAAAAGCAAATGTAAAGCCTAGATTAAGAATGACCACTCTTTACTATTTTGCTCAGCTAAATAATTATTTAGTAGCAGGTGGAACTAATAAAAGTGAATTTGAAGTAGGATACTTTACAAAACATGCAGATAGTGGTTCAGATATTTTACCAATTGCATCTTTTGTAAAAGAGGAAGTACAAGAAATGGCAAGTTTTTTAGGAGTACCAAAGAAAATTATATATAAGACACCAAGTGCTGGCTTATGGGAAGAACAAACTGATGAAGAAGAAATGGGATTTAGTTATAAAGTATTAGATAATTATATTAGAACTGGTAATGCTTCCAAAAATGTAAAGGAAAGAATTGATAAAATGAATAAGAATAGTGAGCACAAGAGAAAGTTTCCACCAGTTTATAATTATAAGAAATAA